The following coding sequences are from one Musa acuminata AAA Group cultivar baxijiao chromosome BXJ2-4, Cavendish_Baxijiao_AAA, whole genome shotgun sequence window:
- the LOC135611323 gene encoding LOB domain-containing protein 37-like encodes MSCNGCRVLRRGCSATCILRPCIQCIDGAGAQAHATAFVAKFFGRSTLLSFLSSVPLPRRPAAFRSLLYEACGRTINPVTGATGLLWTGNWHLCQAAVATVLGGGTIHPLPELAGAADAKELYEYQRRGVSSSSSSSSPPPRKRRRDYDAKRPPTRELYPMPESPDGGGDNKRRASTPSATSASSVTTISEGGCGDQTAAEKPTILNLFV; translated from the exons ATGAGCTGCAACGGTTGCAGAGTACTGCGGAGGGGCTGCAGCGCCACCTGCATCCTCCGGCCGTGTATCCAGTGCATCGACGGCGCCGGCGCGCAGGCTCACGCCACCGCCTTCGTCGCCAAGTTCTTCGGCCGCTCCAccctcctctccttcctctcctccgtCCCTCTTCCCCGTCGCCCCG CTGCCTTCCGATCCTTGCTTTACGAGGCGTGCGGCCGCACCATCAACCCCGTGACCGGCGCCACGGGGCTGCTGTGGACCGGGAACTGGCACCTGTGCCAGGCGGCGGTGGCGACAGTGCTTGGTGGTGGAACCATTCATCCGCTGCCGGAACTGGCCGGCGCAGCCGATGCGAAGGAGCTGTACGAGTATCAAAGGAGAGGGGTCTCgtcctcgtcgtcctcctcctcgccaccaccgaggaagaggaggagagattATGATGCCAAGAGACCTCCCACTCGCGAGCTGTACCCGATGCCAGAGTCACCAGATGGCGGCGGGGACAACAAGCGGCGGGCGTCGACGCCATCGGCAACGTCAGCGAGCTCGGTGACAACGATAAGCGAGGGAGGATGTGGAGATCAGACCGCAGCAGAGAAGCCGACGATTCTAAATCTCTTCGTATGA